One Desulfovibrio fairfieldensis genomic window carries:
- the ahcY gene encoding adenosylhomocysteinase produces MTKALDLSLPHKVADLSQADFGGKEMQLSEREMPGLMECIRKYGSQKPLQGLKVMGSLHMTIQTAMLIKTLHALGADIRWASCNIFSTQDHAAAAVVEQGLAKVFAWKGETLEDYWWCTEMALTWPDGSGPDLIVDDGGDATLLIHKGVEAENDPSILEQKTDNKEFQCVLDRLALRLKEDPRHWHKVAAGMKGVSEETTTGVHRLYQLEKEGKLLFPAINVNDSVTKSKFDNLYGCRESLADGIKRATDIMVAGKVVVICGYGDVGKGCAQSMRGFGARVLVTEIDPICALQAAMEGYEVTTVEDALPLGDIYVTCTGNYHVITGAHMEGMKDEAIVCNIGHFDNEIDMNYLENTPGVSRLNIKPQVDKWTLKSGRSILILAEGRLVNLGCATGHASFVMSNSFTNQTLAQIKLAKENLEKKVYTLPKELDEEVARLHLGRLGAKLTKLTPEQADYIGVQVEGPYKAEMYRY; encoded by the coding sequence ATGACCAAAGCACTGGATTTAAGCCTGCCCCATAAAGTGGCGGATCTCAGCCAGGCCGATTTCGGCGGGAAGGAAATGCAGCTTTCCGAGCGGGAAATGCCCGGCCTTATGGAATGCATCAGAAAATACGGTTCCCAGAAGCCCCTGCAAGGCCTCAAGGTCATGGGCTCCCTGCACATGACCATCCAGACGGCCATGCTGATCAAAACCCTGCACGCCCTGGGTGCGGACATCCGCTGGGCCTCCTGCAACATTTTCTCCACCCAGGACCACGCGGCCGCAGCCGTCGTCGAGCAGGGCTTGGCCAAGGTCTTCGCCTGGAAGGGCGAAACTCTTGAGGACTACTGGTGGTGCACGGAAATGGCCCTGACCTGGCCCGACGGCTCCGGCCCGGATCTCATCGTGGACGACGGCGGCGACGCCACCCTGCTCATCCACAAGGGCGTGGAGGCCGAAAACGATCCCTCCATTCTGGAGCAGAAGACCGACAACAAGGAATTTCAATGCGTGCTGGATCGCCTGGCCCTGCGCCTCAAGGAAGATCCGCGGCATTGGCACAAGGTTGCCGCCGGGATGAAGGGCGTTTCTGAGGAAACTACCACCGGCGTGCACCGCCTCTATCAGCTGGAAAAGGAAGGCAAGCTGCTCTTCCCGGCCATCAACGTCAACGATTCGGTGACCAAATCCAAGTTCGACAACCTCTATGGCTGCCGCGAGTCCCTGGCCGACGGCATCAAGCGCGCCACGGACATTATGGTGGCCGGCAAGGTGGTGGTGATCTGCGGTTACGGCGACGTGGGCAAGGGCTGCGCCCAGTCCATGCGCGGCTTCGGCGCGCGCGTGCTGGTGACCGAGATCGACCCCATCTGCGCGCTCCAGGCCGCCATGGAAGGCTATGAAGTGACCACCGTGGAAGACGCCCTGCCCCTGGGCGACATCTATGTGACCTGCACCGGCAATTACCACGTGATCACCGGCGCGCACATGGAAGGCATGAAGGACGAGGCCATTGTCTGCAATATCGGCCACTTCGACAATGAAATCGACATGAACTACCTGGAAAACACGCCCGGCGTGAGCAGGCTGAACATCAAGCCCCAGGTGGACAAGTGGACTCTCAAGTCCGGCCGCAGCATTCTGATCCTGGCCGAAGGCCGCCTGGTCAATCTGGGCTGCGCCACGGGCCACGCCAGCTTTGTCATGTCCAACAGCTTCACCAACCAGACCCTGGCCCAGATCAAGCTGGCCAAGGAAAACCTGGAAAAGAAGGTCTACACCCTGCCCAAGGAACTGGACGAGGAAGTGGCCCGCCTGCACTTGGGCCGCCTGGGCGCCAAGCTGACCAAGCTCACCCCGGAACAGGCCGATTATATCGGCGTGCAGGTGGAAGGCCCGTACAAGGCCGAGATGTACAGGTATTGA
- a CDS encoding AraC family transcriptional regulator, which produces MEGDKRKGGVVLEEQEREKAAAINEELKLLLLRHLEQPAVRPTAIAGLTLVRREAANSSERCFEKPLASILVQGSKHTVIGTRAFSIAAKQCLVAAVDMPSTSYVVDPTPEKPFLSLFFYLDRQLITDLAMEMEQDLPPSGEGSLGVAVADAEPDLLEGALRLVKLLGKPEQIPMRAPMIMRELHYLLLTGPQGGILRRLHTLGTQNNQIVRAISLLRHNVNAAVRMDDLARQVHMSVSSLHRHFKTVTGLSPLQYHKQLRLYEARRLMLTQRENASGAALAVGYESPTQFNREYKRMFGEPPHRDISRRSRA; this is translated from the coding sequence ATGGAAGGAGACAAGCGAAAAGGCGGGGTCGTCCTGGAGGAACAGGAGCGTGAAAAGGCGGCGGCCATCAATGAGGAACTGAAACTGCTTCTGTTGCGGCATCTGGAGCAACCGGCAGTCCGGCCGACCGCCATTGCGGGCCTGACCCTGGTTCGCCGTGAAGCCGCCAACAGTTCGGAGCGCTGCTTTGAAAAACCCCTGGCGTCCATTCTCGTACAGGGCAGCAAGCATACGGTCATCGGCACGCGCGCCTTCAGCATTGCCGCAAAACAATGCCTGGTTGCCGCAGTGGACATGCCCAGCACATCATACGTGGTTGATCCGACGCCGGAAAAACCTTTTCTTTCTCTTTTCTTTTATCTGGACAGGCAGCTGATTACCGATCTGGCTATGGAAATGGAGCAGGATTTACCGCCTTCCGGCGAAGGCAGCCTGGGTGTGGCGGTTGCCGATGCGGAGCCGGACCTGCTGGAAGGCGCGTTACGCCTGGTAAAGCTTCTGGGCAAGCCGGAGCAGATCCCCATGCGCGCGCCCATGATCATGCGCGAGCTGCATTATCTGCTGCTTACCGGCCCGCAGGGCGGCATTTTGCGGCGGCTGCACACACTCGGAACGCAGAACAACCAGATCGTGCGGGCCATTTCACTGCTGCGGCACAATGTGAACGCGGCAGTGCGGATGGACGATCTGGCCCGTCAAGTGCATATGTCCGTCTCAAGTCTGCACCGGCATTTTAAGACGGTTACAGGGCTCAGTCCTCTGCAGTATCACAAGCAGTTGCGTCTGTACGAAGCGCGACGCCTGATGCTGACGCAGCGCGAAAACGCGAGCGGAGCGGCCCTGGCCGTGGGCTATGAAAGTCCCACCCAGTTCAACCGCGAATACAAACGCATGTTCGGCGAACCACCGCATCGGGATATAAGCCGTCGCAGCCGCGCATAG
- a CDS encoding ArsR/SmtB family transcription factor — MALLHFKALSDETRLRLVHILLHYELSVNELVSILGMGQSRVSRHLKILTEAGLLTSRRDGLWVFYAAPRAGEEREFLRAVMPFVPADAVMRADLSMAAQILEERARKTRQFFNAIAEDWDELNREVLGAFDLPEAVCAAVPQGCGTAVDLGCGTGAVLSRLLPLARGVIGVDGSARMLELCRRRFSQEDLAEGRVSLRIGELSHLPLRDHEADFACINLVLHHLSAPEEGLREIRRIMAPGGRLFVADFLRHNDETMRSRYGDRWLGFEENELATGLEQAGFAVLDSARQPVGRGLALLLTGAEAR; from the coding sequence ATGGCATTGCTGCATTTCAAGGCCCTCTCCGATGAAACCCGGCTGCGGCTTGTGCACATTTTGCTGCATTACGAGCTCTCGGTCAACGAGCTGGTGAGCATTCTGGGTATGGGCCAGTCGCGGGTTTCCCGACATCTGAAAATCCTGACCGAGGCAGGTCTGCTGACTTCGCGCCGGGACGGGTTGTGGGTGTTTTATGCCGCGCCGCGCGCCGGTGAGGAGCGCGAGTTTCTGCGGGCGGTCATGCCCTTTGTGCCCGCCGACGCCGTCATGCGCGCGGATTTGTCCATGGCGGCCCAGATTCTTGAAGAGCGAGCCCGCAAGACCCGCCAGTTTTTCAATGCCATTGCCGAAGACTGGGATGAACTCAACCGCGAGGTGCTCGGGGCATTCGACCTTCCTGAAGCCGTCTGCGCCGCCGTGCCCCAAGGTTGCGGCACGGCTGTGGATCTGGGCTGCGGCACGGGCGCGGTGCTCAGCCGCCTGTTGCCCCTGGCGCGCGGGGTCATCGGCGTGGACGGCTCGGCCCGCATGCTGGAACTCTGCCGCCGCCGCTTCAGCCAGGAGGACCTGGCCGAAGGCCGCGTCTCCCTGCGCATCGGCGAGCTCAGCCATCTGCCCTTGCGCGACCATGAGGCGGATTTCGCCTGCATCAACCTTGTGCTCCACCATTTGTCCGCGCCGGAGGAAGGCCTGCGCGAGATCCGCCGGATCATGGCCCCCGGCGGGCGTCTGTTCGTGGCGGATTTTCTGCGCCACAACGACGAAACCATGCGCAGCCGTTACGGCGACCGCTGGCTGGGCTTTGAGGAAAACGAATTGGCGACGGGTCTGGAGCAGGCCGGTTTTGCCGTTCTGGACAGCGCGCGGCAGCCCGTGGGACGGGGGCTTGCGCTGTTGCTGACGGGCGCGGAAGCCCGTTAA
- a CDS encoding DUF721 domain-containing protein gives MERETQNQRQRNWTRHKPRPRRKNSGPAQAGDVLSALLASLGGGPERARLSLLWQNWEPIMGPELAPLALPLGHHKDILLIGAEDAMLMQELHLMSGEILERVNAFMESPFFKSIKVSLVLNKTVLRTAESRPSTEARIRPDAPPPRPSGSFLTKMDPASPVARCYARFAGKRAARSAARKNATD, from the coding sequence ATGGAGCGAGAAACGCAGAATCAGCGCCAGCGGAACTGGACGCGGCACAAGCCTCGCCCACGGCGCAAAAACAGCGGCCCGGCACAAGCCGGGGACGTGCTGTCCGCCCTGCTGGCCTCGCTGGGCGGCGGTCCGGAACGCGCCCGCCTGAGTCTGCTCTGGCAGAACTGGGAACCGATCATGGGGCCGGAACTGGCCCCTCTGGCACTCCCCTTGGGCCACCATAAGGATATTCTGCTGATCGGCGCGGAAGACGCCATGCTTATGCAGGAGCTGCACCTGATGAGCGGGGAAATCCTGGAACGGGTCAACGCCTTTATGGAAAGCCCTTTTTTCAAGAGCATAAAAGTCTCTCTGGTGCTGAACAAAACCGTGCTGCGCACAGCCGAATCCCGGCCCTCGACGGAAGCCCGAATCAGACCCGACGCTCCCCCGCCCCGACCCAGCGGCTCTTTTCTGACGAAGATGGACCCGGCCTCGCCGGTTGCCCGCTGCTATGCGCGCTTCGCCGGAAAACGGGCCGCCCGGAGCGCCGCGCGAAAGAACGCAACGGACTGA
- a CDS encoding split-Soret cytochrome c: MLPDRRALLGGLGGLAIGGAVAGLTGSLARAGTGSGAAETRRFTRFSQQGGDFSWTPRKLDPDECAPVAYDGFWHNLNACGYGAFYSIVGMMAEKYGAPYDQFPFSMLAVNEGGIIGWGTICGALYGAAAAFALFWNREECSPMVNELFRWYESAQLPVYDPGSAARAFVGPLPANAPGSVLCHVSVSKWCHGFNKKADSNELGERCARLTVDVSRKAIEILNAKIAQGKAYKGAFSVQAAVVQCAACHAAGKESDIQKSKMDCAPCHSGNPHLGDKFRKHP, from the coding sequence ATGTTGCCGGACAGACGCGCTTTACTGGGAGGATTGGGTGGACTGGCCATCGGCGGCGCCGTGGCCGGATTGACGGGAAGCCTGGCCCGGGCCGGAACAGGCTCCGGCGCTGCCGAAACGCGGCGCTTTACGCGCTTTTCACAACAGGGCGGCGACTTCAGCTGGACGCCGCGCAAACTGGACCCCGACGAATGCGCGCCCGTGGCCTACGACGGCTTCTGGCATAACCTGAATGCCTGCGGCTACGGCGCTTTTTACAGTATTGTTGGCATGATGGCCGAAAAATACGGCGCGCCGTACGATCAATTTCCTTTTTCCATGCTGGCCGTCAACGAGGGCGGGATCATCGGTTGGGGCACCATTTGCGGCGCGCTCTACGGCGCGGCCGCGGCTTTTGCCCTGTTCTGGAACCGGGAAGAATGCTCCCCCATGGTCAACGAGCTCTTCCGCTGGTATGAAAGCGCGCAACTGCCCGTCTATGATCCGGGTTCCGCAGCCAGGGCCTTTGTGGGGCCGCTTCCGGCCAACGCGCCCGGTTCCGTGCTCTGCCATGTTTCCGTCTCCAAATGGTGCCACGGCTTCAACAAGAAGGCCGACAGCAATGAGCTGGGCGAGCGCTGCGCCCGCCTGACCGTGGACGTGTCCCGCAAGGCCATTGAAATCCTGAACGCCAAAATAGCGCAGGGCAAGGCATATAAAGGCGCTTTTTCGGTTCAGGCCGCCGTTGTCCAGTGCGCTGCCTGCCATGCCGCGGGCAAGGAGTCAGACATCCAGAAAAGCAAGATGGACTGTGCCCCGTGCCACAGCGGCAATCCGCATCTGGGGGATAAATTCAGGAAACATCCTTGA
- a CDS encoding pyruvate kinase alpha/beta domain-containing protein encodes MYFDEKGAGNTEQCVVLALKTAAERNIRHIVVASGSGDTARLFIGAKGARVVCVTNAYGFKEPGKTKITDAARQELERAGIRVLAATHVLSGAERGISRKHGGVGPVELMADTLRMLGQGVKVCVEIAVMALDAGLIPHGEEIMVVAGSGRGADTAVIMHPAHANNILDTKINEIVCKPGNF; translated from the coding sequence ATGTATTTTGACGAAAAAGGCGCGGGCAATACCGAGCAATGCGTGGTGCTGGCCCTGAAGACGGCGGCGGAACGGAACATCAGGCATATCGTCGTGGCCAGCGGCAGCGGAGACACCGCCAGGCTGTTCATCGGCGCGAAGGGCGCGCGGGTCGTGTGCGTGACCAATGCCTACGGCTTCAAGGAACCGGGCAAAACAAAAATCACGGACGCGGCCCGGCAAGAACTTGAGCGCGCGGGCATCCGGGTGCTTGCCGCAACCCATGTGCTCAGCGGCGCGGAGCGGGGCATCAGCAGGAAGCATGGCGGCGTGGGCCCGGTGGAGTTGATGGCCGACACCCTGCGCATGCTCGGCCAGGGCGTCAAGGTTTGCGTGGAGATCGCGGTCATGGCCCTGGACGCGGGCCTGATCCCCCACGGCGAGGAGATCATGGTAGTGGCGGGCAGCGGCCGTGGGGCGGACACCGCTGTCATCATGCACCCGGCGCATGCCAACAATATTCTGGATACGAAGATCAACGAGATAGTCTGCAAGCCCGGGAATTTTTAA
- a CDS encoding PadR family transcriptional regulator has product MKELLTFMNCPCAGSNLPRFVHPILLGLLADGPLHGYLLLQRLEAMPQFQGNAPDPAGVYRLLKQMEHDGLLHGTQEPGRTASRRLFSLTERGRACLLRWMDTLEQHQASISRILNFLRGASRSRPSHS; this is encoded by the coding sequence ATGAAAGAACTTCTGACCTTTATGAATTGCCCCTGTGCCGGGAGCAACCTGCCCCGCTTTGTTCACCCCATTCTGCTTGGCTTGCTGGCTGATGGCCCGCTGCACGGTTACCTGCTGCTCCAGCGGCTGGAGGCCATGCCCCAGTTTCAGGGCAACGCGCCCGACCCTGCCGGGGTCTACCGCCTGCTGAAACAAATGGAACACGACGGCTTGCTGCACGGCACGCAGGAGCCGGGACGCACGGCAAGCCGACGGCTCTTTTCTCTGACCGAGCGGGGGCGGGCCTGCCTGCTGCGCTGGATGGACACCTTGGAACAGCATCAGGCGAGCATAAGCCGCATCCTGAATTTTTTGCGCGGCGCGTCCCGTTCCAGACCAAGTCACTCTTGA
- a CDS encoding putative quinol monooxygenase, whose translation MLMKFRNIFCASALAATLALCVPHPVIAADAAVIRMARLRIKADQVEAFTAVVREEMAASLRLEPGVVAIYAVADKNDPTRLTFFEMYVDERAYEAHRQTPHFRKYFHATRDMIEERVLLEAVPVALCDRQTAAAEK comes from the coding sequence ATGCTTATGAAATTTCGCAACATCTTTTGCGCATCGGCCCTGGCGGCCACGTTGGCGCTCTGTGTGCCGCATCCTGTCATTGCGGCCGATGCCGCGGTCATCCGCATGGCGCGGCTGCGGATAAAAGCGGATCAAGTGGAGGCGTTCACAGCCGTGGTACGGGAGGAAATGGCCGCCTCCCTGCGCCTGGAGCCCGGCGTTGTGGCGATTTACGCCGTGGCGGACAAAAACGACCCGACCAGACTGACCTTTTTTGAGATGTACGTGGATGAGCGGGCCTATGAGGCTCACCGCCAAACGCCGCATTTTCGGAAATACTTTCACGCGACCAGGGATATGATTGAGGAACGTGTTTTATTGGAGGCCGTGCCTGTGGCGCTGTGCGACAGGCAGACGGCAGCGGCGGAAAAGTAA
- a CDS encoding C-GCAxxG-C-C family protein → MDTDTILRNFGRRVVCTQQICARFAPRLGISRAQALGMGAAFGSGMGHAETCGCVTGALLVLGLQFGPQNEEAAATAAGRLQEQVAVFEERFLAKQHSLICKEILGADISRPEDMAVAMQKGLFAAVCAPMVAATCEILEEMLATETTQP, encoded by the coding sequence ATGGATACCGACACAATTTTGCGAAACTTCGGCCGCCGGGTCGTCTGTACGCAACAGATATGCGCACGCTTTGCGCCCCGCCTGGGAATCAGCCGGGCGCAGGCCTTGGGCATGGGGGCCGCTTTCGGCAGCGGCATGGGCCATGCGGAAACCTGCGGCTGTGTTACCGGGGCCCTGCTGGTGCTGGGCCTGCAATTCGGCCCGCAAAACGAGGAGGCAGCCGCCACGGCGGCGGGACGGCTGCAGGAACAGGTGGCTGTTTTTGAAGAGCGCTTTCTGGCAAAGCAGCACAGCCTGATCTGCAAGGAAATCCTGGGCGCGGACATCTCCCGCCCTGAGGACATGGCCGTTGCAATGCAAAAGGGCCTGTTCGCCGCGGTCTGCGCTCCCATGGTGGCCGCGACCTGTGAAATTCTGGAAGAGATGCTCGCCACGGAAACAACGCAGCCCTGA